One Triticum dicoccoides isolate Atlit2015 ecotype Zavitan chromosome 5B, WEW_v2.0, whole genome shotgun sequence genomic window carries:
- the LOC119307584 gene encoding uncharacterized protein LOC119307584: protein MGSGKKRAALASLFGFKNKRQEEEEATAARRQQQRYQHIHRVRPSDDDDYARHWYAERDIDRKASEFIDKVHRRMLANEQDG from the coding sequence ATGGGGAgtgggaagaagagggcggcgCTTGCGTCCCTGTTCGGGTTCAAGAACAagagacaggaggaggaggaggcaacggcGGCGAGGCGGCAGCAGCAGAGGTACCAACACATTCACAGGGTGCGGCCGAGCGACGACGACGACTACGCCCGGCACTGGTACGCCGAACGCGACATCGACCGGAAGGCCTCCGAGTTCATCGACAAGGTCCACCGCCGGATGCTCGCCAACGAGCAGGACGGATAG